The region TCAAGCCGCTCAACTCCAGGCGCCAGGCGTCGCCGTCGACCTCTTCCACTTCATCCTCGCCGTAATACGCGTTGAATGGAAACGGCCGCGTGATCATGGAATCGGGATACGTGGGCGCCAGCTTGCTCGGGTCGAACAGCCAGCCTTGCACCGTGTCATTCATGCGCGACACCGCCGTCAAGGCTGTCTCGATGGCGGACGGGTCGCTGGCGTTGCATCCCGTCAGCAAGGACAGGCCACCCAGGGTCAAACTGCGCTGCAGGAACAAACGGCGCGACGGCTGCTTGATCTGGCGCAAGGCGTCGGCCAGCATGGCCTGGCCCTGCCTTGGCACGAGGATGGTTTTTTTCATGATCATCTCCTTAGCGGCCGCGCAGCATGGCGACCAGGGTGCGCGGCACCAGCGCCACCATCAGCAAGTGCACGCCGACAAAGCCCGTCAGCAGCGCCATGGCGATGAAGTGGACTCTGCGCGCGCTTTCGTAGCCGCCCATCAGCTCGCGCAGGAGGGGAAATTGCACGGACTTCCACAGCACCAGGCCGGACAACACCAGCACGATGCAGTCAAGCATGACGAACAGGTAGGCGGCGCGCTGCACCATGTTGTAGTGACGCGGGTCGGCATGCGCCAGCTTGCCCTTCAGCGCGGCGGCGAAATCGGCCAGCAGCAGGCGCGGCGACAGGGGAAAGAACTGGCGCCGCAGCCGTCCCGAGACGATATTGATAATCAGATACAGCAAGCCATTGGCCACCAGCAGCCACATGGCGGCAAAATGCCATTGCAGCGCGCCGCCGAGCCAGCCGCCCAGGGTCAGCGCGCGCGGCAGTTCGAACGGGAAGAATTGCGCCGCGTTATAAATGCGCCAGCCGCTGGTGGCCAGCACGACCACGGCCACGGCATTGAGCCAGTGCGTGATGCGCAGCCAGGCGGGGTGGATCACGTTTGCTTGTCCGTTCATCACATCGCTCCCTTCGCGCAGGATGCGGTGCTGACGGCTTGCAGGATGGCGCTGCTGTCGGCCCGCTGCACGAAGGCGACCACTTGCAGCTGCTCCGGACGCCAGCTGGCGGGCAGGTTGACTTCTCGGCGCAACTGGGCGCGGCCTTGCGCCAGCGCAACCGGTCCCAACCACAGGCGCACGGCCGCATCGTGCCGCAGGGTGGCGCCGCGGTTTTCGCCGCGCAGCACTTTCGAGACGATCGCGCTTTCGCTGATGGCCACGTACAGCTGGCCGCCCGTCCGCGCGTCCGGCGCGCTGGCATCAGCTTCCAGCAGCAGCTTGCTACCCGGCCCCGGCGTGGCGGACAGGTCAATCTTGAGGGGCGCGGCGGTGGCGTTGATGCGGCGGATGGCGGCCGGCAGTTGCGTATCCCAGCTGCGCAATTCCGTGCCGCCCACAAAAAACTGCGGCGTGTAGGCCACGTGGCGCGGCTGGTGGCGCAGCAATTCAGCCTGGCGCGCGTCGAATTGCGCCTGCGCCAGCGGATCCGTCCAGCCGATCTGGTCCCAGTAGGTGACGTGCAAGGCCAGCGGCACGATCAGGCTGGCCGCTCCCGCTTCCTTGCGCAAGGCGCTCAGGCGCTGGTCGGCGGGCGGGCAGCTGGAACAGCCTTCGCTGCTGTACAGCTCCACCAGCGCCGCCGTCTGCGGCCCGCTTTGCACGGCGCAGCGCTGGCCGGCCGCCATTTGCGCCATGGCCGGGGATGCCACGACCGTGCCCAGCACGGGTAAAAGCAGTGTTGCAAGGCGGTGCTTGATGTCCATGGTCGTTACCCGGTATATTGAAATAAGAAGCGTGAATGAAGAAACGTGCTTGCCTGTCAATTCGCCGCGATGGCCGGATTGGTTACAGCCACCCTCCATTATTTTTGAATTTATTTTTTTCAACGCCTGTCACCAAAGGCCTGCATGCAACGAATACCTGTAAGCGAACAGCTGCATGGCACGGAACTGCGGCTGCATGGCTTGATGCTGCGCGGACTCGATGGCGATGCGGCGGCTTACCGCAGTTTCTTGCAAGCCACCAGCGGCCATTTGCGCGCGTTCCTGCGCAAACGCCTGCAGCGCTGGCCGGACGACGTGGAAGACCTGGTGCAGGAGTGTCTGCTGGCCATCCACAACCAGCGGTTGACCTATGACACGGGGGTGCCGCTGACGTCGTGGATTCATGCGATTGCGCGCTATAAGTTGATCGACTGGCTGCGCCGGCATGGGCGGCGCGAGGCGCAGCACTTGCCGTACGACGAAGAAGATAGCGCGCAGGAACTGTTTTCCAGCGCCGACGCGGAGGCGGCCGAAGCCAGCCGCGACCTGGCCAAGCTGCTGGCCAGCTTGCCCGCGCAGCAGCGCGACGCCATCGTGCACACCAAGCTCGACGGCTGGTCCGTGCGCGACACGGCGGCCGCCATGGGCATTTCGGAAGCCAGCGTCAAAGTGGCCGTGCATCGCGGCTTGAAAGCACTGGCAACCAACTTGAGGATAACGACACCATGAAAACCGATGACTTGATCACCATGCTGGCCAGCGGCCCCGACGTGGCGGCCGCGCAGCCCCCGGGCACGCACTGGCGCGCCGCGTCCACGTTGGGCGCCGGGCTGCTGGCCAGCGTGGCGCTGATGGCCATGCTGCTGGGCGTGCGGCCCAATCTGGAACAGCTGGCCCTGCTGCCCGACTTCTGGATCAAGGTCGGTTTCGTCATCTGCCTCTCCCTGGCGGCCTGGCATGTCAGCCGCCGCCTGTGCGTGCCGGGCGCCGCCACCCGCGCCCTGCCCCTGCTGCTCGCCATACCCATGCTGCTGATGTGGGCGCTGGGCGCCATCGTTCTGAGCGAAGCGCCGCCCGGACAACGGGCGGAACTGTTCTGGGGCGCCACCTGGCGCAGCTGTCCCTTGCTGATCGCCACCCTCTCCTTGCCCATCCTGGCCGCCGTGCTGCGCCTGATGCGCCAGCTGGCGCCCACGCGCTTGCGCCTGGCCGGCGCGGCCGCCGGCTTTGCCGCTGGCGCCATGGCAGCGCTCGTGTATTGCCTGCATTGCCCGGAACTGGCGGCCAGCTTCGTCGGCTTCTGGTACGTGCTGGGCATACTGGTGCCGACCGCCATCGGCGCGGCCATCGGTCCCAAAGTGCTGGCCTGGTAAGGCAATGACATTCTTTTTCAGGCAGTGAATCCGTTTTCTTTCCCCGTGCGTACAAGTCAGGCAGCCTGCAGTTTCTTGGACTTGTCTGTCAACGCTAACAAAAATCGGGAGAATCGAAATGTCATTGTTACACTCGAAAACCGCACTGGGCGCCGCACTCCTGGGCAACCTGCTCGCCGTTTCCTTCACTTTGGCCATCGCGCCAGCCGCCTACGCTTCCAGCCACCGTGAAGCGCCGTTCATCACGCAAAACCCCAAAGTCGACGCCACCGACTTCTATATGTTCCGCAGCTATGAAACGGGGCGCGGCGCCTACACCACGCTGGTGGCCGACTATATTCCCCTGCAAGACGCCTACGGCGGCCCGAACTATTTCGCCATGGACCCGAACGCGCTGTACGAAATCCATATCGACAACAATGGCGACGGCAAGGAAGACCTCACCTTCCAGTTCCGCTTCACCAACACCATCAAGGATGGCCAGTTCACCGTGGGCGGCAAGAAAGTCTCGATTCCGCTCGTCATCAACGGCGGCGCCATTGATTCCGTCAACCCGGCCGGCCTGAACGTGCGCGAAACCTACAGCGTGACGGTGGTGCGGGGCGACCGCCGCACGGGCACGCGCAGCAGCGTGACCAACGCCAGCGGCGGCGGCACGACCTTCGACAAGCCCGTCGACAATATCGGCAACAAGGCCATCCCCAACTACGCCGCGTATGCGGCGCAGCATGTGTACGCCGTCAACATTCCCGGCTGCGCCACGCCGGCGCGCATGTTCGTCGGCCAGCGCAAGGACCCGTTCGTGGTCAACCTGGGCGAAACGTTCGACTTGATCAACATCAAGGCGCCCGCCACGGAGTTTGCCGCGAATGCGGAGTCCGCTGCCAAGGATGACCTGGCGAAGAAAAACGTCACGGCCATCGAGATGGAAGTGCCGACCGCCTGCCTGACCGCCGGCGCCGACCCCGTCATCGGCGGCTGGACCACGGCCAGCCTGCGCCAGGGCCGCTTGCTGAACCCGGCTCCCGGCACGGCCACGGCGGCGTCGAAGGAAGGCGGCGCGTGGGTGCAAGTGTCGCGCCTGGGCATGCCGCTGGTAAATGAACTGGTGATCGGCCTGAAGGACAAGGACCGCTTCAACGCCAGCAAGCCGTCGGGCGACGCGCAATTTGCCGACTACGTCACCAACCCCACGGCGCCAGCCCTGGTGGAAGTGCTGTACGGCTCGGCCGGCGCCAAGGCGCCCACCAACTTCCCCCGCAACGACCTGGTGGCCACCTTTTTGACGGGCATCAAGGGCGTGAACCAGCCCGTCACCGTGACGGCGTCCGAAATGCTGCGCTTGAACACCTCGATCGCGGCCACCAACGTCGGTGCGCAAAACCGCCTCGGCGTCATCGGCGGCGATAACGCGGGCTTCCCGAACGGCCGCCGCCCCGGCGACGACGTGGTGGACGTGGTGCTGCGCGTGGCCATGGGCAAACTGTGCACCCTGAACATCGGCTGCGCCCCGGCCGACGCACCGGCCGGCGGCCTGCACTTCACGGACGGCGCCTTCCTCGACGAAACGTCGTTCACGGCAGGCTTCCCCTACCTGAAAAATCCCGTGGCCGGTTCGCCGCAGTTGTAACCAGGAGAATGCGATGAAAAAGCTCTATGCATGCGGCGCCCTGGCGCTCACGGCCTTGCTGGCCGGCTGCGGTGGCGGCGGCAGCAGCAGCCACGGCGGCGATAGCGGTGGCGTCAATCCCCCTCCCGTCGTACTGCTCGACGCATTTTATGTGGCCGTCAGCAACGTCATCCTGACCACCAGCGATGACAAGGATGGCGTGGGCATCGACGCCATCATGGCGACGTCTCCGGAAAATACGGAGCCGGTACCACTGTAACGTGCGGGCGCCGGCGAGTGAGCTCTCCGGCGCCTATACCAATCACCGTCGATGGCGTCCACGATGAAAACACCGATTTCCCTGTTGTGCGCCTGCCTGCCCTTGCTGGCATGGGCCGCGCCCTACACGCCGAAAGATGGCGGCGCCGTCATCGAACAGCTGCCGCGCCGCGCCGACGCCACGCAACTTGAACTGCGCGCCTTGCGCCAGCAATTGAATACCACCCCGCAAGACCTGGCCCTGGCCAGCGGCCTGGCGCAGCGCTACATTGCCCTGGCGCGCAGCGAAACGGACCCGCGTTACCTCGGTTATGCGCAAGCGGCGCTGGCGCCCTGGTGGCGGCAAGCGGCGCCGCCCGTCCCCGTGCGTTTGCTGCGCGCCACCATTTTGCAAAGCACCCACCATTTCGGCCCCGCGCTGCAGGATCTCGACGCCGTCATCGCGCAGCAGCCGCAAAACGGCCAGGCCTGGCTGACGCGCGCGACAGTCCTCACCGTGCAGGGCGACTACACCCAGGCGACCGCCAGCTGCGCCCGCCTGTCGGCCTTGACGACGCAGCTGGTCACCGTCACTTGCCTTGCCAATATCGCCAGCGTCACGGGCCGCGCCGCGAGCAGCGAGCGATTGCTGGAGCTGACCCTGCAAAGAAGCGCCGGCGCGGCGCCCGACCTGGAAAGCTGGGCCGCAACCCTGCTGGCGGAAATGGCCACGCGGCGCGGAGAATCAGCGCTGGCCGAAGCGCGCTACACCAGGGCGCTGGCGCAGCAGCCGCGCGACAGCTATCTGCTGGGCGCCTACGCGGATTTCCTGCTCGACCGCCAGCGCCCGCAGGAAGTCGTCAAACTATTGAAAGAGCAGCAGCGCATCGACGCCCTGCTGCTGCGTTACGCGCTCGCCCTGCAGGCGCTGCCCGGCCAGCAGCCAGCCTTCCTGGCGGCGAAGGCGGAACTGGCGGCCCGCTTCAACGCCGCCATGCAGCGCGGCGACACCGTGCACCAGCGCGAGCAAGCCCGTTTCGCCCTGTTTGTGCAACAGGATGTGCCGGCCGCCCTGCAACTGGCGCAGAAAAACTGGGCCATCCAGAAGGAAGTGCCGGACATGCGCATCCTGCTGGAAGCAGCCCTCGCCGCGCGCAACTATTCGGCGGCACAGCCCGTGCTGGCCTGGATCACAGCGAATGGCGTGGAAGACGTGGCCCTGCAGCGGCTCGTCAGGCAGCTGGGGCCGCAGGATGGTGCGAAAATCAGTGCTGCGAAGAAGGCAGGTGTGCTGTGAAGCGATGCCTGTTCATCCTGCTGCTGTGCGCCTGGCTGGCCCCCGCGCAAGCCCACAAGCCCAGCGACAGTTATGTGAGCCTGGCCGTGCACGGCCAGCAGATCGAGGGGCAATGGGATATCGCCCTGCGCGACCTCGATTTCGCCATCGGCCTCGATGGCAACGGCGATGGCGCACTGACGTGGGATGAAATCCGCGCGCGCCACGAGGCGATCGCCGCCTACGCCTTGCAGCGCCTGCAGGTAGCCAGCGACCAGGGCGTGTGCCCTTTGAAAGCCGTCGAGCAGCTGATCGACCATCATACGGACGGCGCCTACAGCGTGCTGCGCTTCCAGGCCAGCTGCCCCGGCGCCGCCCCGGCCAGTCTCGCCATCGGCTACACCCTGTTCGCCGACCTCGATCCGCAGCACAAGGGACTGTTCAAGATTGATAGCAATGGTTCCACGCAAACGGCCATCTTTGACCCGGACAGCCCGCGCCAGACGATTTCCCTGGCTGCGCCGGACCGCCTCGCGCAGTTCGGCGCCTACGTCAAGCACGGCATCTGGCATATCTGGATAGGCTACGACCATATTTTGTTTTTGCTGTCCTTGCTGCTGCCGGCCGTGCTGCTGCCACCTCAAGCCCACCAGTCCACACGCTCAAACGTGCCGCAGAATCCGTTGCCCCCCGCAACGGAGAGCCGGGGTCGGACCCGACGGGTCCGACCCCAGATCTTGAACTGGGGGTTAAGAGGCGCATTCATCGACGTGCTGAAAGTCGTCACGGCATTTACACTCGCCCACTCCATCACATTGACCCTGGCCAGCCTGTCGCTCATCTCGCTGCCCTCGCGCTGGGTGGAGTCGGCCATCGCCGCCTCCGTGATCCTGGCCGCGCTGAACAATCTGCTGCCGCTGTTCCGGGGCAAGCGCCCCGTGGCCGCCTTCGCGTTTGGCCTGATCCACGGTTTCGGCTTTGCCAGCGTGCTGCGCGACCTGGGCTTGCCGCAGGGTTCATTGCTGGCCAGCCTGCTGGGCTTTAACGTGGGCGTGGAACTGGGCCAGCTGGCCATCGTCGCCGCCTTCCTGCCCCTCGCCTGGCTGCTGCGCAAGACGTGGTTGTACCGGCAAGTGCTGACCGTCGGCTCGCTGGCCATCGCGCTGGTGGCTTGCGTGTGGCTGGTGGAGCGGGTGGCTGATATCAAGCTGATTTCAGCCTGACGGCGTTGTTGGACAGCCACTAGCGAGCCACAAGCGCGCGCAATCGGGCTACAATACGAACAATTCTCAATCGCATCAAGGCCGGACTGTCCCGCGGACCATGGCATGGAAAGGTGGCATGCTACGCCCCGAACTGGAACTGCATCGGCAAATCGAAGTGCTCTACAGCGACCACCATGGCTGGCTGCAGGGCTGGCTGCGCCGTAAATTGGGCAACGCCTTCGATGCGGCCGACCTGGCGCACGACACCTATCTGCGCATCCTCGCGCGCGGCCGTGCACCGGAACCGGACGAATCGCGCCAGCACCTGGCGCAGATCGCCAACGGCCTGGTGGTGGACCTGTTCCGCCGCCGGCATATCGAGTCAGCCTACGCGGACGCCATCGCCGCGCAACCGGAAGCGGCCGCGCCCACGCCGGAAATGCGCGCGCTGATCGTCGAAGCGCTGATGGAAATCGACGCCATCCTGGCCAGCCTGCCAAATAAGGTACGCGAGGCCTTTT is a window of Janthinobacterium rivuli DNA encoding:
- a CDS encoding HupE/UreJ family protein, which encodes MKRCLFILLLCAWLAPAQAHKPSDSYVSLAVHGQQIEGQWDIALRDLDFAIGLDGNGDGALTWDEIRARHEAIAAYALQRLQVASDQGVCPLKAVEQLIDHHTDGAYSVLRFQASCPGAAPASLAIGYTLFADLDPQHKGLFKIDSNGSTQTAIFDPDSPRQTISLAAPDRLAQFGAYVKHGIWHIWIGYDHILFLLSLLLPAVLLPPQAHQSTRSNVPQNPLPPATESRGRTRRVRPQILNWGLRGAFIDVLKVVTAFTLAHSITLTLASLSLISLPSRWVESAIAASVILAALNNLLPLFRGKRPVAAFAFGLIHGFGFASVLRDLGLPQGSLLASLLGFNVGVELGQLAIVAAFLPLAWLLRKTWLYRQVLTVGSLAIALVACVWLVERVADIKLISA
- a CDS encoding DUF1109 domain-containing protein; this encodes MKTDDLITMLASGPDVAAAQPPGTHWRAASTLGAGLLASVALMAMLLGVRPNLEQLALLPDFWIKVGFVICLSLAAWHVSRRLCVPGAATRALPLLLAIPMLLMWALGAIVLSEAPPGQRAELFWGATWRSCPLLIATLSLPILAAVLRLMRQLAPTRLRLAGAAAGFAAGAMAALVYCLHCPELAASFVGFWYVLGILVPTAIGAAIGPKVLAW
- a CDS encoding cytochrome b/b6 domain-containing protein is translated as MNGQANVIHPAWLRITHWLNAVAVVVLATSGWRIYNAAQFFPFELPRALTLGGWLGGALQWHFAAMWLLVANGLLYLIINIVSGRLRRQFFPLSPRLLLADFAAALKGKLAHADPRHYNMVQRAAYLFVMLDCIVLVLSGLVLWKSVQFPLLRELMGGYESARRVHFIAMALLTGFVGVHLLMVALVPRTLVAMLRGR
- a CDS encoding DUF4331 domain-containing protein; amino-acid sequence: MSLLHSKTALGAALLGNLLAVSFTLAIAPAAYASSHREAPFITQNPKVDATDFYMFRSYETGRGAYTTLVADYIPLQDAYGGPNYFAMDPNALYEIHIDNNGDGKEDLTFQFRFTNTIKDGQFTVGGKKVSIPLVINGGAIDSVNPAGLNVRETYSVTVVRGDRRTGTRSSVTNASGGGTTFDKPVDNIGNKAIPNYAAYAAQHVYAVNIPGCATPARMFVGQRKDPFVVNLGETFDLINIKAPATEFAANAESAAKDDLAKKNVTAIEMEVPTACLTAGADPVIGGWTTASLRQGRLLNPAPGTATAASKEGGAWVQVSRLGMPLVNELVIGLKDKDRFNASKPSGDAQFADYVTNPTAPALVEVLYGSAGAKAPTNFPRNDLVATFLTGIKGVNQPVTVTASEMLRLNTSIAATNVGAQNRLGVIGGDNAGFPNGRRPGDDVVDVVLRVAMGKLCTLNIGCAPADAPAGGLHFTDGAFLDETSFTAGFPYLKNPVAGSPQL
- a CDS encoding sigma-70 family RNA polymerase sigma factor codes for the protein MLRPELELHRQIEVLYSDHHGWLQGWLRRKLGNAFDAADLAHDTYLRILARGRAPEPDESRQHLAQIANGLVVDLFRRRHIESAYADAIAAQPEAAAPTPEMRALIVEALMEIDAILASLPNKVREAFLLCKLEGMAYADIAARLDVSVSSVEKYIARALLACCAAQFA
- a CDS encoding DUF1223 domain-containing protein, with product MDIKHRLATLLLPVLGTVVASPAMAQMAAGQRCAVQSGPQTAALVELYSSEGCSSCPPADQRLSALRKEAGAASLIVPLALHVTYWDQIGWTDPLAQAQFDARQAELLRHQPRHVAYTPQFFVGGTELRSWDTQLPAAIRRINATAAPLKIDLSATPGPGSKLLLEADASAPDARTGGQLYVAISESAIVSKVLRGENRGATLRHDAAVRLWLGPVALAQGRAQLRREVNLPASWRPEQLQVVAFVQRADSSAILQAVSTASCAKGAM
- a CDS encoding sigma-70 family RNA polymerase sigma factor; translation: MQRIPVSEQLHGTELRLHGLMLRGLDGDAAAYRSFLQATSGHLRAFLRKRLQRWPDDVEDLVQECLLAIHNQRLTYDTGVPLTSWIHAIARYKLIDWLRRHGRREAQHLPYDEEDSAQELFSSADAEAAEASRDLAKLLASLPAQQRDAIVHTKLDGWSVRDTAAAMGISEASVKVAVHRGLKALATNLRITTP